The bacterium nucleotide sequence CTCGAGCCCGACCAGCCCAGGCTGATCCGGGCCGGCAACCTCGAGGTGGACCTCGAGCGCCACGAGGTGCGCCACGGCAAGGCGAAGGTCCAGCTGCGGCCCAAGGAGTTTGACCTGCTCGCCCTGCTGGCACGCCATCCCGGACGCGTCTTCCAGCGCAGCGAGCTGCTCGACCTGGTGTGGGGCTACGACTTCCCCGGCTACACGCGAACGGTCGACGTCCACGTCCAGCAGCTGCGCGAGAAGCTCGCCGCGGCGACCATCACCGACCCGAGCATCCAGACCGTCTGGGGTGTCGGCTACCGCCTGGAGCTGGCGGGGAGCTGACTCTCCGACTTCGTCTTCTCGCCGCCGCCGCCGGCATCGTCGCCGTGAGCCTGCTGCTGGCAGGCGCCCTGACCTGGGTGCTGGTCCGCGACCTCGAGTTCCAGGGCGCGCAGGACCAGCTCGACCGGACCGCCCAGACCGCCGTCGTACTGGTGCGCCATCAGGAGTGCCTCTTCCGGCCGCTGCTGCCCACCAACCCGGGCGGCGCCGGGTGCCGGCTCGACACCGCCGTCGACTTCCAGGCTCGCCTCGCCAGCCTCGCCCAGGCCCTCAACGGGAACCGGCTGATCCTTTTGAACCGGCAGCGCCGGGTGGTCTTCGACAGCGCCGGCCCGGCGACCGACGGCCAGCTCATCTCGATCGAGACGTCGAGGCGGATCGCCGGCGTGGCCGAGGCCCGCACGCCCCTGGGCGACCAGGCCTATCTTTTGGCCGCCGCCCCGCTGGCGCCCGCTCGTGACCCGCTGGGAGCGGCCTATGTGGTGCTGGCTCAGCCGCAGGCGTCGATCGCGACAGCGGCGGCGGGAGAGCTGGCGGCGCGCCTGCTCGAAGCGGGCGGCGCGGCTCTCGTGGTCGCCATGCTGCTGATCCTGCTCGTGAGCCGGTCACTGACCCGCCCGCTCACGCAGCTCGCCGGCGCCGCCGAGGACGTCGCCGCCGGCAACTACTCGCGGCGCGTCGGCATTCGAGGCGGGGACGAGATCGGGATGCTGGGCTCAGCCTTCGACCGCATGGCCGAAGCGGTTGAGCGCGCCCGCAAAATCCAGCGCGACTTCCTGGCCAACGTGTCGCACGAGCTGAAGACTCCGCTCACGAGCTTGATCGGGTTCAGCCAGGCCCTGGTCGACGGCAGCCTGAGGAGCGAGGCCGAGCGGGCGCGCGCCGCGACCATCGTTCACGAGGAGTCGGAGCGCGTCCTGCGCATGGCGCAGGAGCTACTCGACCTGGCGCGCGTGGAGGCGGGCTCCATCTCCATGCACATCACGGCGGTCGACCTGGGCGTGCAGCTCCGGCAGGAGCTCGAGATCGTCCGGCCCCGCGCCGACGCCCGCCGGCTGGCGCTCAGCCTGAGCGTGCCCACGGACATGCCGCCCGTGGCGGCGGACCCGGAGCGCCTCCACCAGATCCTCGACAACCTGCTGGACAACGCCGTCAAGTACGCGCCCGAGGGGTCGACGGTCAGCGCGGTGGCGCAGTGCAGCGGCGGCTGGGTCGAGACCGTGGTCTCCAACCCCGCCAACACCCACCGGCCCGACCCGGACCGGCTGTTCGAGCGCTTCTACCGCGCGGATCCGTCGCGGTCCGCGGCGGCGGGAGGCGTGGGTCTCGGGCTCGCCATCTCACGCGAGCTGGCGGCGGCGATGAAGGGGCGGCTGTGGGCCGACCTCGACGCCGAGGACAACCTGCAGCTCCACCTCGAGCTGCCCCTTGCGGGCGGAGCTAGACGACCAGCGTGACCGGGTTTTCGATCAGGCGCCTGACCTCGGCCATGAACTGAGCCGCGGTCGCGCCGTAGAAGACGCGGTGGTCCACCGACAGCGTCATGCGCATCACCTTGCCGGGCACGATCCGGCCGTCCTCCACGACCGGCACGTCCTTGATCGCGCCGACCGCGAGGATCGCCGCCTCGGGCGGGTTGATGATGGCGACGAACTCGTCGACGCCGAACATGCCGAGGTTCGAGATCGAGAAGGTCGCGCCGCTCAGGTCGCCCTCGCCCGGCCGCCCGGAGCGCGCGCGCTCGATCACCTGGCGCGACTCGATGGAGATCTGGATCAGGTCCTTCGAGTCCGCGTCGTGGACCACCGGCACGAGCAGGCCCATGCCCTGGCTCGGCGCCACGGCCAGGCCGATGTTGATGGCGCGCTTGCGCTGGAAACGCCCCTCGGCCCAGGAGGCGTTGACCTCGGGGAACTTGCGCAGGGCGAGCGCGCACGCCCGCACGAGCATGTCCGTCATCGTCACCCGGTCGGCGCCCACCACCGAGTCCTTCAGCTGCCGGCGCATGCTCACGGCCTCGTCGACCCGAGCCTCGACGGTGACCTGGAACTCGGGGACGGCGGTTTTGGCCTCGACCATGCGGCGCGCGATCGTCGCCTGCATGCGCGAGGGTTCGACGATCTCGACGTCAGGGCCCACGGGTTGCGCCACCGGGGCGGGTCGCCCGCGCTCGGCCCGGGTGCTGCCGCCGGCGGCCAGCACGTCCTCCTTGACGATGCGGCCCTCGGGGCCGCTGCCCTCGAGCGAGGCGATGTCGACGCCCATCTCGGCGGCAAGGCGCTTGGCCAGGGGGGAAGCTTTGACGTCCGGGCGGTTGGGGCCGCCGTTCCGGCCGGCCGCCTTCTCGGCTGCGGGAGCCGGTGGCGGTGCCTCAGCCTGCGGCGGGGCCGCCGCCTCGGGCTTCTTCTCCGCGGCTGGTTTCGGCGCGGCGGCGGGTCTGGCGGGAGCCGCGCCGGCGGCCGCGCCGATGCGCGCGATCGGCGCCCCGATCTTGGCCGGCACGCCCTGCTCGACCAGGATCGAAAGCACGCCGTCCGACTCGGCCTCGAGGTCGAACGTCGCCTTGTCCGACTCGACCTCCGCCAGCACGTCGCCAGCCTTCACCGCATCGCCCGTCTTCTTCTTCCACTCGACGACAGTGCCCTCCTCCATCGTGTCGGAGAGCTTCGGCATGTTGACGTCAGGCATCGGCCCTCCTGCCCACGACCTCACGCACGAGCGATTTGATGCTCTCGCTCGTCGGGATGGACGCCTTCTCCAGCGGGAGGCTGTACGGCATCGGCACCTGCGCGCCGCCCATGCGGCGCACCGGCGCGTCGAGGTAGTCGAAGCAGCGCTCCTGCACGCCCGCGGCGATCTCGGCGGTGATGCCGTATGTCGCCCAACCCTCTTCGACCACGACGCAGCGTCCGGTCTTGCGCACCGATTCCACGATCGGCGGCCAGTCGATGGGGCGGATCGAACGCAGGTCGATGACCTCGACGTCGACGTCCTCCTCCTCGAGCTGCTTGGCGGCCTCGTTGGCGAGGACGGCCATCCGCGACACGCCGACGACGGTCACGTCGCCGCCCTGGCGGCGCACGGCGGCCTTGCCGATCGGGATCGTGTAGTCGCCGTCGGGGACGATGCCCTTGACGTTGTAGAGGCTCATCGACTCGAGGAACATTACGGGGTTGTCGGTCCGGATCGCGGACTTGAGCATGCCCTTGGCGTCCTCGGGCGTGGTCGGCGCCACGACCAGAAGGCCGGGGATGAGTCCGTACAGGACCTCGAGGCTGTGCGAGTGCTGCGCCGACAGCTGGTGGCCGGCGCCGCCCGGCATGCGGATCACCATCGGGACCTTGGAGCGGCCCCCGAACATGTAGTGGATCTTGGCGGCGTTGTTGACGATCTGGTCGTAGGCGACCAGCGAGAAGTTGATGGTCATCATCTCCACCACGGGCCGCAGCCCGAGCATGGCCGCGCCGATCGCGGTGCCGACGATCACTTCCTCGGCGATGGGGGCGTCGACGACGCGCTGCGCTCCGAAGCGGTCGAGCAGCCCATCGGTGACGCGGTAGGCCCCGCCGAACTTGCCGATGTCCTCGCCGATGAGGAACACCGAATCGTCCCGCTCCATCTCCTCCGCCAGCGCCTCACGCAGCGCCACGCGGTAGAGCTTCTCTTCCGGTCCCCGCGCGCGAGCCTGGGCCGCCATCAGAGCGAGCCTCCGCGAAGCTCGGGCCGATCTTCCCACTCGTTCGCGTACGTGTATCGGTACAGCTCGTCGGTCTGCGGCTCCGGGCTCTCGTCCGCGAACCTGATGGTCTCCTGGACCTCGGCGTCGATCTCCTGGCGCACGGTCTTGAAGTACTCCTCGTCCGCCAGCCCGCTCTTCTCCAGCTCGCTCTCGAAGGCGACGATCGGGTCCGCCTTGCGCCACTTCTCCTTGTCCTCGGCCGAGCGGTACTTGTCCGGGTCGACGACCGAATGCCCCTTGAACCGGTAGCACATGGCCTCGATCAATCGCGGCTCCGAGTCGGCTCTGGTCTTCTCGACGATCTCGCTCGTGCGCAGCATCACCTCGCGCAGGTTCATGCCGTCGACCTGGATCGCCTCCATGTCGTAGGCGCAGGCCTTCTGGTAGATGTCCTTCACGGCCGAGGCGGCCTCGACCGGCGTGCCCATGCCGTAGCGGTTGTTGACGCAGAACCAGACGACGGGGAGCTTGAACACCTTCGAGAAGTTCAGCGACTCGTGGAAGGCGCCGATGTTGGTGGCGCCGTCGCCGAACATGCAGAACACGACGTCCTTCTCCTTGTGGTACTTGACCGCCCATCCGCCGCCGACGGCGAGCGGCAGGTGGCCGCCGACGATCCCGTAGCCGCCCATGAAGCGGAGGTCCGAGTCGAACATGTGCATGGAGCCGCCGCGACCCCGCGACGTGCCCGTCTCCTTGCCGAACAGCTCGGCCATCACGGCCTTGGGGTCGATGCCGCGGGTGATCGCGTGTCCGTGCTCGCGATAGCTGGTGAAGATGTAGTCGTTCGGCTTGAGCGCGACGATGCCGCCGACGACGGTCGCCTCCTCGCCGATGTTCAGGTGGCAGTAGCCGCCGATCTTGGCCTTCGTGTACTGCTCCTGCGCGCGCTCCTCGAAGCGCCGGATGAGCTGCATCCGGC carries:
- a CDS encoding HAMP domain-containing histidine kinase — translated: MSLLLAGALTWVLVRDLEFQGAQDQLDRTAQTAVVLVRHQECLFRPLLPTNPGGAGCRLDTAVDFQARLASLAQALNGNRLILLNRQRRVVFDSAGPATDGQLISIETSRRIAGVAEARTPLGDQAYLLAAAPLAPARDPLGAAYVVLAQPQASIATAAAGELAARLLEAGGAALVVAMLLILLVSRSLTRPLTQLAGAAEDVAAGNYSRRVGIRGGDEIGMLGSAFDRMAEAVERARKIQRDFLANVSHELKTPLTSLIGFSQALVDGSLRSEAERARAATIVHEESERVLRMAQELLDLARVEAGSISMHITAVDLGVQLRQELEIVRPRADARRLALSLSVPTDMPPVAADPERLHQILDNLLDNAVKYAPEGSTVSAVAQCSGGWVETVVSNPANTHRPDPDRLFERFYRADPSRSAAAGGVGLGLAISRELAAAMKGRLWADLDAEDNLQLHLELPLAGGARRPA
- a CDS encoding 2-oxo acid dehydrogenase subunit E2, whose amino-acid sequence is MPDVNMPKLSDTMEEGTVVEWKKKTGDAVKAGDVLAEVESDKATFDLEAESDGVLSILVEQGVPAKIGAPIARIGAAAGAAPARPAAAPKPAAEKKPEAAAPPQAEAPPPAPAAEKAAGRNGGPNRPDVKASPLAKRLAAEMGVDIASLEGSGPEGRIVKEDVLAAGGSTRAERGRPAPVAQPVGPDVEIVEPSRMQATIARRMVEAKTAVPEFQVTVEARVDEAVSMRRQLKDSVVGADRVTMTDMLVRACALALRKFPEVNASWAEGRFQRKRAINIGLAVAPSQGMGLLVPVVHDADSKDLIQISIESRQVIERARSGRPGEGDLSGATFSISNLGMFGVDEFVAIINPPEAAILAVGAIKDVPVVEDGRIVPGKVMRMTLSVDHRVFYGATAAQFMAEVRRLIENPVTLVV
- a CDS encoding alpha-ketoacid dehydrogenase subunit beta; its protein translation is MAAQARARGPEEKLYRVALREALAEEMERDDSVFLIGEDIGKFGGAYRVTDGLLDRFGAQRVVDAPIAEEVIVGTAIGAAMLGLRPVVEMMTINFSLVAYDQIVNNAAKIHYMFGGRSKVPMVIRMPGGAGHQLSAQHSHSLEVLYGLIPGLLVVAPTTPEDAKGMLKSAIRTDNPVMFLESMSLYNVKGIVPDGDYTIPIGKAAVRRQGGDVTVVGVSRMAVLANEAAKQLEEEDVDVEVIDLRSIRPIDWPPIVESVRKTGRCVVVEEGWATYGITAEIAAGVQERCFDYLDAPVRRMGGAQVPMPYSLPLEKASIPTSESIKSLVREVVGRRADA